A genome region from Megalobrama amblycephala isolate DHTTF-2021 linkage group LG18, ASM1881202v1, whole genome shotgun sequence includes the following:
- the rai14 gene encoding ankycorbin isoform X4 — protein MKSLKAKFRKSDAHEWNKNDERLLSAVEHGEADKVTSLLSKKGACPTKLDSEGKSALHVAAAQGQTECLAVILAHGADVSLQDASGFTALHLAAKNNHPECAKKLLQTKCAVDAPDSSGKMALHHAAASGNTVIVQLLCEHKCHVSLKDSDGLTPLLLSARHAHAEVCRILLDWGADINARDKNGRTAVMLASESSCPAAVELLVQKGADLHMVDSLGHDVLHYAKLSGCSEVRTVLNMALHRQQSESDKSSTRTPQSAGIISPPYFTPADTPLSSKSDSSKRFNYKEELKSAVLKDEIEKLHEEKSMLLETIEDLKQIVEQTEPKMEQSENANLSLIAALQAKIASLSLENQQLAQIIKKRPAPQGEEGQGNSRPNSIESNASYHSTRADFELSSDMHIHTVDEEDLSEVSVLDISSSSIKNEMEEDVRLSTDKEIGLLRDALENLQTKLLESRMENHSLQARLNTDFEKIEVASKSMGEDTQKYQEALQELQLRGDSVSPQEDNVVQKFQYLKSCLEQEVKELKGKLAKSQEEQKQDACLIRDLQAQLDSVRLSEDERQELKNTYNVLVENINQEKTLLIEKYKESQEEIKMLQEALRGTVPVEAAAKDFEEMKAELGEIIDGLQRRLLELSKSYSEAKSELSAARNQLQAKASQPKDQADVVCVTKEEHEQRIQELVFKIKDMQNILKDTEAKYQAVLKEIAQVKQDAENQAQSSVAIADHTQVVASLGNAIKNLELEVEVLKEQLAQKTLQVDALQNRLTVEKDVTPDDSLSRLEYEQMRETLEGEISHLNHLLKDALRKQDEMALEVTAAWQEVKDGRNEREAAQELAVCREQECSALNTRYKEAQDIIVQLKKQVENHVISEREKNKKIDELSKEIMKLKDALNSLSQLSYTTSTPKRQQSQQVDSLQQQIKQLQYQLAESKKRHHEIVSVYRMHLLYAVQGQMDEDVQKALKQILVMCKMPTEAK, from the exons gCCCATGAATGGAACAAGAATGATGAGCGTCTCCTCAGTGCAGTGGAGCATGGAGAGGCAGATAAAGTCACCTCCCTCCTGTCGAAGAAAGGAGCCTGTCCTACCAAGCTTGACAGTGAGGGCAAGTCTGC TCTGCATGTAGCAGCTGCGCAAGGTCAAACTGAGTGTCTAGCTGTCATCCTGGCTCATGGGGCTGATGTTTCTCTGCAGGACGCTTCAG GGTTTACTGCTTTACACCTTGCTGCCAAAAACAACCATCCTGAGTGTGCCAAAAAGTTGCTTCAG ACTAAGTGTGCAGTGGATGCCCCTGACAGCTCAGGGAAGATGGCTCTTCATCATGCAG CTGCCAGCGGAAACACTGTGATAGTTCAGCTTCTGTGTGAGCACAAGTGTCACGTCAGTCTTAAGGACTCG GATGGCTTGACACCCCTGCTTTTGTCAGCTAGACATGCACACGCAGAGGTCTGCCGGATTTTATTGGATTGGGGTGCTGACATCAACGCTAGAGACAAAAATGGCAG GACCGCAGTGATGTTGGCCAGTGAGAGCAGCTGTCCGGCCGCAGTAGAGCTGCTGGTGCAGAAGGGAGCTGACCTGCACATGGTAGACTCGCTTGGCCACGACGTGCTCCATTACGCCAAACTGTCGGGCTGCAGCGAGGTCCGAACCGTTCTCAACATGGCCCTCCACAGACAGCAGTCGGAGTCAG ATAAGAGTTCGACGAGAACCCCTCAG tCAGCTGGTATCATCTCACCACCTTATTTTACTCCAGCTGATACTCCTTTGTCCAGCAAAAGTGATTCATCCAAAAGATTCAATTACAAG GAGGAGCTGAAAAGTGCTGTACTGAAGGATGAGATCGAGAAATTGCACGAGGAAAAGAGCATGCTGCTCGAGACCATTGAAGATCTGAAGCAGATTGTGGAGCAGACTGAGCCCAAG ATGGAGCAGTCTGAGAATGCAAATTTGTCATTGATTGCAGCCCTGCAAGCAAAGATAGCCTCTCTTTCCCTGGAAAACCAGCAGCTTGCCCAAATAATAAAG AAACGTCCAGCTCCTCAAGGAGAGGAAGGCCAGGGAAATTCCCGTCCAAACAGCATAGAATCCAATGCCTCGTACCACTCCACCCGTGCTGATTTTGAGCTCTCCAGCGACATGCATATCCACACCGTGGATGAAGAGGATCTTTCAGAGGTGTCTGTTCTGGACATCAGCAGTTCTTCAATCAAAAATGAGATGGAGGAGGATGTGAGGTTGAGTACAGATAAAGAAATTGGATTGCTACGGGATGCACTGGAGAATCTGCAGACTAAACTTCTAGAGTCCAGAATGGAGAACCACTCCCTTCAGGCCAGACTCAACACTGACTTTGAGAAAATTGAAGTTGCGTCTAAAAGCATGGGCGAAGATACTCAAAAATACCAAGAAGCTTTGCAAGAGTTACAGCTGAGGGGAGATTCTGTGAGTCCACAAGAGGACAATGTAGTGCAGAAGTTTCAGTATTTGAAAAGCTGCCTGGAGCAGGAGGTTAAAGAACTGAAGGGAAAGTTGGCCAAGTCGCAGGAGGAGCAAAAGCAAGATGCTTGTTTGATAAGGGATCTTCAGGCTCAACTCGATAGTGTCCGTCTATCTGAAGATGAGCGTCAAGAACTGAAGAACACCTACAATGTTTTGGTGGAGAACATCAACCAGGAGAAGACGCTGTTGATTGAGAAGTACAAAGAGTCTCAAGAGGAGATCAAGATGCTCCAGGAGGCCCTTCGTGGCACTGTGCCGGTAGAGGCTGCTGCCAAAGACTTTGAGGAGATGAAGGCAGAGCTCGGCGAGATTATCGATGGGCTGCAGCGGCGGCTTTTGGAGCTCTCAAAGTCGTACAGCGAGGCCAAAAGCGAGCTTAGCGCTGCCCGCAACCAGCTGCAGGCCAAAGCTTCACAGCCTAAGGACCAGGCAGACGTGGTCTGTGTCACCAAGGAGGAGCATGAGCAGAGAATACAAGAGCTGGTGTTCAAGATAAAGGACATGCAGAACATTCTGAAGGACACGGAGGCTAAGTATCAAGCAGTTCTAAAAGAAATAGCCCAGGTTAAACAAGATGCCGAAAACCAGGCTCAATCATCTGTAGCCATTGCAGACCACACCCAGGTCGTGGCATCCTTGGGGAATGCTATCAAGAACCTAGAGTTGGAAGTTGAAGTTCTTAAAGAACAGCTCGCCCAGAAGACCTTGCAGGTGGACGCTTTGCAGAACAGACTGACAGTTGAGAAGGATGTAACTCCAGATGATTCATTGTCCCGACTGGAATATGAGCAGATGAGGGAGACGCTGGAGGGTGAGATAAGTCACCTGAACCACCTACTGAAGGATGCTCTCAGGAAACAGGATGAGATGGCCCTGGAGGTGACCGCTGCTTGGCAGGAGGTGAAGGACGGAAGGAATGAGAGAGAAGCAGCGCAGGAGTTGGCGGTGTGCAGGGAGCAAGAGTGCAGTGCATTGAATACCAGGTACAAGGAGGCTCAGGATATCATTGTCCAGCTGAAGAAGCAGGTGGAGAACCATGTGAtctcagagagagagaagaataAAAAG ATTGATGAGCTTTCAAAGGAAATCATGAAGTTGAAGGATGCTCTGAACAGCCTTTCACAGCTGTCGTACACCACTAGCACCCCTAAGAGACAACAGAGCCAGCAGGTGGACTCGCTCC
- the rai14 gene encoding ankycorbin isoform X5, translating into MLASESSCPAAVELLVQKGADLHMVDSLGHDVLHYAKLSGCSEVRTVLNMALHRQQSESDKSSTRTPQHGQKLNEDRSSTPKKRKAPPPPISPIQSAGIISPPYFTPADTPLSSKSDSSKRFNYKEEELKSAVLKDEIEKLHEEKSMLLETIEDLKQIVEQTEPKMEQSENANLSLIAALQAKIASLSLENQQLAQIIKKRPAPQGEEGQGNSRPNSIESNASYHSTRADFELSSDMHIHTVDEEDLSEVSVLDISSSSIKNEMEEDVRLSTDKEIGLLRDALENLQTKLLESRMENHSLQARLNTDFEKIEVASKSMGEDTQKYQEALQELQLRGDSVSPQEDNVVQKFQYLKSCLEQEVKELKGKLAKSQEEQKQDACLIRDLQAQLDSVRLSEDERQELKNTYNVLVENINQEKTLLIEKYKESQEEIKMLQEALRGTVPVEAAAKDFEEMKAELGEIIDGLQRRLLELSKSYSEAKSELSAARNQLQAKASQPKDQADVVCVTKEEHEQRIQELVFKIKDMQNILKDTEAKYQAVLKEIAQVKQDAENQAQSSVAIADHTQVVASLGNAIKNLELEVEVLKEQLAQKTLQVDALQNRLTVEKDVTPDDSLSRLEYEQMRETLEGEISHLNHLLKDALRKQDEMALEVTAAWQEVKDGRNEREAAQELAVCREQECSALNTRYKEAQDIIVQLKKQVENHVISEREKNKKIDELSKEIMKLKDALNSLSQLSYTTSTPKRQQSQQVDSLQQQIKQLQYQLAESKKRHHEIVSVYRMHLLYAVQGQMDEDVQKALKQILVMCKMPTEAK; encoded by the exons ATGTTGGCCAGTGAGAGCAGCTGTCCGGCCGCAGTAGAGCTGCTGGTGCAGAAGGGAGCTGACCTGCACATGGTAGACTCGCTTGGCCACGACGTGCTCCATTACGCCAAACTGTCGGGCTGCAGCGAGGTCCGAACCGTTCTCAACATGGCCCTCCACAGACAGCAGTCGGAGTCAG ATAAGAGTTCGACGAGAACCCCTCAG CATGGTCAAAAGTTAAATGAGGACAGAAGCTCCACTCCCAAAAAGAGAAAAGCACCTCCTCCTCCCATTAGCCCAATCCAG tCAGCTGGTATCATCTCACCACCTTATTTTACTCCAGCTGATACTCCTTTGTCCAGCAAAAGTGATTCATCCAAAAGATTCAATTACAAG GAGGAGGAGCTGAAAAGTGCTGTACTGAAGGATGAGATCGAGAAATTGCACGAGGAAAAGAGCATGCTGCTCGAGACCATTGAAGATCTGAAGCAGATTGTGGAGCAGACTGAGCCCAAG ATGGAGCAGTCTGAGAATGCAAATTTGTCATTGATTGCAGCCCTGCAAGCAAAGATAGCCTCTCTTTCCCTGGAAAACCAGCAGCTTGCCCAAATAATAAAG AAACGTCCAGCTCCTCAAGGAGAGGAAGGCCAGGGAAATTCCCGTCCAAACAGCATAGAATCCAATGCCTCGTACCACTCCACCCGTGCTGATTTTGAGCTCTCCAGCGACATGCATATCCACACCGTGGATGAAGAGGATCTTTCAGAGGTGTCTGTTCTGGACATCAGCAGTTCTTCAATCAAAAATGAGATGGAGGAGGATGTGAGGTTGAGTACAGATAAAGAAATTGGATTGCTACGGGATGCACTGGAGAATCTGCAGACTAAACTTCTAGAGTCCAGAATGGAGAACCACTCCCTTCAGGCCAGACTCAACACTGACTTTGAGAAAATTGAAGTTGCGTCTAAAAGCATGGGCGAAGATACTCAAAAATACCAAGAAGCTTTGCAAGAGTTACAGCTGAGGGGAGATTCTGTGAGTCCACAAGAGGACAATGTAGTGCAGAAGTTTCAGTATTTGAAAAGCTGCCTGGAGCAGGAGGTTAAAGAACTGAAGGGAAAGTTGGCCAAGTCGCAGGAGGAGCAAAAGCAAGATGCTTGTTTGATAAGGGATCTTCAGGCTCAACTCGATAGTGTCCGTCTATCTGAAGATGAGCGTCAAGAACTGAAGAACACCTACAATGTTTTGGTGGAGAACATCAACCAGGAGAAGACGCTGTTGATTGAGAAGTACAAAGAGTCTCAAGAGGAGATCAAGATGCTCCAGGAGGCCCTTCGTGGCACTGTGCCGGTAGAGGCTGCTGCCAAAGACTTTGAGGAGATGAAGGCAGAGCTCGGCGAGATTATCGATGGGCTGCAGCGGCGGCTTTTGGAGCTCTCAAAGTCGTACAGCGAGGCCAAAAGCGAGCTTAGCGCTGCCCGCAACCAGCTGCAGGCCAAAGCTTCACAGCCTAAGGACCAGGCAGACGTGGTCTGTGTCACCAAGGAGGAGCATGAGCAGAGAATACAAGAGCTGGTGTTCAAGATAAAGGACATGCAGAACATTCTGAAGGACACGGAGGCTAAGTATCAAGCAGTTCTAAAAGAAATAGCCCAGGTTAAACAAGATGCCGAAAACCAGGCTCAATCATCTGTAGCCATTGCAGACCACACCCAGGTCGTGGCATCCTTGGGGAATGCTATCAAGAACCTAGAGTTGGAAGTTGAAGTTCTTAAAGAACAGCTCGCCCAGAAGACCTTGCAGGTGGACGCTTTGCAGAACAGACTGACAGTTGAGAAGGATGTAACTCCAGATGATTCATTGTCCCGACTGGAATATGAGCAGATGAGGGAGACGCTGGAGGGTGAGATAAGTCACCTGAACCACCTACTGAAGGATGCTCTCAGGAAACAGGATGAGATGGCCCTGGAGGTGACCGCTGCTTGGCAGGAGGTGAAGGACGGAAGGAATGAGAGAGAAGCAGCGCAGGAGTTGGCGGTGTGCAGGGAGCAAGAGTGCAGTGCATTGAATACCAGGTACAAGGAGGCTCAGGATATCATTGTCCAGCTGAAGAAGCAGGTGGAGAACCATGTGAtctcagagagagagaagaataAAAAG ATTGATGAGCTTTCAAAGGAAATCATGAAGTTGAAGGATGCTCTGAACAGCCTTTCACAGCTGTCGTACACCACTAGCACCCCTAAGAGACAACAGAGCCAGCAGGTGGACTCGCTCC